One Bacteroidota bacterium genomic window carries:
- the bglX gene encoding beta-glucosidase BglX, with translation MKKHSLIIGFIAIYCILLTACHTKENPLSGNHNNQQKVDSLLKIMTIDEKIGQLNLLGAGFDITGPKISENLRQQVKEGKVGAVLNAYTVGYTSELQKLAVEHTRLGIPLLFGFDVIHGHRTIFPIPLSQSCSWNLSSIEQSDRIAATEASAEGINWTFAPMIDISRDPRWGRVAEGPGEDTWLAGKIGAARVKGFQGEKLSDNNTILACVKHFAAYGAPQAGRDYNTVDMSERSLHEYYLPAYKACLDAGARTVMTSFNEISGVPATANQWLFTDLLRNEWGFKGFVVTDYTSIYELIPHGVAEDSISAGELALLAGVDMDLQSEIYSKYLKESFESGKVSMDQIDEAVNRILLAKYALGLFDDPYRYCNAQREKDELMTPQSQKFAREFATESCVLLKNSKHTLPIPKNVKKIALIGPLADSKEDMLGSWSAAGRAADCITLLEGLKEKSEQYHFSVQHARGCEVKSSSQQDFNEALQVARSADYIVLALGESRDMSGEAASRTDLSLPGVQMELARQLIALGKPLVVVLFNGRPLTISELHDKAPAILEAWYGGTQAGHAIADLLFADAIPSGKLTMTFPRNVGQIPIHYNVKNSGRPFSADNPTDRYKSHYLDSPNSPLYPFGYGLSYSHFEYKNLQIDKTVFNKNDSVRISVDIENKGPYTASEIVQLYVKDEVGSVTRPLKELKGFEKINILKNETTTITFYLSADDLKFYDLQMNYTSEPGSFVIYVGPDSASGLSAKIQLE, from the coding sequence ATGAAAAAACATTCCCTCATTATAGGCTTCATTGCCATTTACTGCATTCTTTTAACAGCATGCCACACAAAAGAGAATCCGCTAAGTGGCAATCATAACAATCAGCAAAAGGTCGATTCGTTGCTAAAAATAATGACCATAGATGAAAAAATCGGCCAGCTTAACTTATTGGGTGCAGGATTCGATATTACAGGCCCCAAGATAAGCGAAAACCTGAGGCAACAGGTGAAAGAGGGCAAAGTGGGCGCTGTATTAAATGCCTACACCGTAGGGTATACTTCCGAATTACAAAAGCTGGCAGTTGAGCACACTCGTCTGGGTATACCCTTGCTCTTCGGCTTCGATGTAATTCATGGTCATCGCACCATTTTTCCCATACCCTTGTCACAATCCTGCAGCTGGAATTTATCTTCCATTGAGCAATCCGACCGGATAGCTGCCACTGAAGCCAGTGCTGAAGGTATCAACTGGACCTTTGCGCCCATGATCGATATTTCGCGCGACCCACGTTGGGGCAGAGTGGCAGAAGGCCCCGGTGAAGATACCTGGCTGGCTGGGAAAATAGGAGCAGCAAGGGTGAAGGGATTTCAGGGTGAGAAACTTAGCGACAACAATACAATTCTTGCCTGTGTAAAACATTTTGCAGCCTATGGGGCACCTCAGGCTGGAAGGGATTACAACACCGTAGATATGTCAGAGAGGAGCCTCCACGAATATTACCTGCCTGCATACAAAGCTTGCCTCGATGCTGGCGCCAGAACGGTAATGACTTCTTTTAATGAAATTTCTGGTGTACCTGCCACAGCCAACCAATGGCTTTTTACCGATTTACTCCGAAACGAATGGGGGTTTAAAGGTTTTGTAGTAACTGACTATACGTCTATCTACGAGCTTATTCCGCATGGTGTTGCTGAAGACTCGATTTCTGCAGGTGAGCTGGCCTTACTGGCAGGAGTTGACATGGATTTACAATCGGAAATTTATTCGAAATACCTGAAAGAATCGTTCGAGTCCGGAAAAGTTTCAATGGACCAGATTGATGAAGCTGTAAACCGAATTTTGCTGGCAAAATATGCCCTCGGCTTATTTGACGATCCATATCGATACTGCAATGCCCAGCGCGAAAAAGACGAACTAATGACCCCTCAATCGCAAAAATTTGCACGCGAATTTGCCACAGAAAGCTGTGTGTTATTAAAAAATAGCAAGCACACTCTTCCTATACCAAAAAATGTAAAAAAGATTGCGCTGATCGGACCACTGGCCGACTCGAAGGAAGATATGCTTGGCTCCTGGTCGGCCGCTGGAAGAGCTGCGGATTGCATTACCCTTCTGGAAGGTTTAAAAGAAAAATCAGAACAATACCACTTTTCTGTTCAGCATGCCAGGGGTTGCGAAGTAAAAAGCTCTTCCCAGCAAGATTTTAACGAAGCTTTGCAAGTGGCCCGCTCGGCTGATTACATTGTATTGGCCTTGGGCGAAAGCAGAGATATGTCGGGCGAGGCAGCCAGCCGCACGGATTTATCACTGCCCGGAGTACAAATGGAATTGGCACGGCAGCTGATAGCACTGGGCAAACCGCTGGTAGTAGTTTTATTCAATGGCCGCCCACTCACCATTTCAGAATTGCACGATAAAGCCCCGGCCATTTTGGAAGCTTGGTATGGTGGCACACAAGCAGGCCATGCCATTGCCGATCTCCTGTTTGCCGATGCCATACCATCGGGAAAATTAACCATGACCTTTCCACGAAATGTGGGTCAAATTCCAATACATTATAATGTAAAAAACTCGGGCAGACCATTTTCTGCCGATAACCCAACCGACAGGTATAAATCGCACTACCTCGATTCGCCCAATAGCCCTTTGTATCCCTTCGGATATGGATTGAGTTATAGCCATTTTGAATATAAAAACCTTCAAATCGACAAGACTGTGTTTAATAAGAACGACAGTGTCAGAATTTCGGTAGATATAGAAAATAAGGGCCCCTACACCGCCTCTGAAATTGTTCAGCTCTATGTAAAAGATGAAGTAGGAAGTGTTACCAGGCCACTCAAAGAGCTGAAAGGATTTGAAAAGATAAATATCTTAAAGAACGAAACAACAACTATCACATTTTACCTTTCGGCCGATGACTTGAAGTTTTATGATCTTCAGATGAATTACACCTCAGAACCAGGCAGTTTTGTGATATACGTGGGTCCTGATTCTGCCTCAGGCCTGTCGGCTAAAATACAACTAGAATAA
- a CDS encoding sodium/sugar symporter, with product MNPDFQLIDYLIFAAYAVVILSVGFWVSRSKGKQKTAEDYFLASKSLPWWAIGASLIAANISAEQFIGMSGSGFAVGLAIASYEWMAAITLIIVGKYFLPIFIRQGLYTIPEFVEKRFNTSLKTILAIFWICLFIFVNLTSVLYLGAKALDTIVGSGDGSHLMLFIICLALFSAAYSLWGGLSAVAWTDVIQVVLLVIGGLITTIIALQHVTPSGNTFEGLSHIYQVADEKFHMILKKDNPEFMNLPGIAVLIGGMWIANLYYWGFNQYIIQRALAAKSLREAQKGIAFAAYLKLIIPLIVVIPGIIAYVLYAQPEGTAQVAGVVDAFAKPGGGIDFDRSYPWLISTFIPSGLKGLVVAALAAAIVSSLASMLNSTATIFTMDIYKPMVKKQAADKSLVRVGRISVMAALIIAVSLANKLGSIPQMFQYIQEYTGLVSPGILSVFLMGLFWKKTSVRGAIVGVLASIPVALALKFLQIEMPFLDQMLYTALITVVIILFVSLSSGKGDDDAKAIPLLRETFETSKVFNVAAYALLIILVVLYVVFW from the coding sequence ATGAACCCTGATTTTCAACTTATCGATTACCTCATCTTTGCAGCCTATGCAGTGGTTATTCTGAGTGTGGGTTTTTGGGTATCACGCTCAAAAGGAAAGCAAAAAACTGCAGAAGATTACTTTCTGGCCAGCAAATCGTTACCCTGGTGGGCTATTGGTGCCTCACTCATTGCTGCCAATATATCGGCAGAACAATTTATCGGCATGTCGGGCTCAGGTTTTGCAGTAGGATTGGCCATAGCATCCTACGAGTGGATGGCTGCCATTACTCTGATTATCGTTGGTAAATATTTTCTACCCATCTTCATTAGACAGGGCTTATATACCATCCCAGAATTTGTCGAAAAACGATTTAATACTTCCTTAAAAACAATTCTTGCCATATTTTGGATATGCCTGTTTATTTTTGTGAACCTGACCTCGGTATTGTACCTCGGAGCCAAAGCCCTCGATACCATTGTGGGCAGTGGCGATGGAAGTCATTTGATGCTATTTATAATTTGCCTTGCCCTTTTCTCTGCCGCCTATTCGCTTTGGGGTGGGCTTTCGGCTGTAGCCTGGACCGACGTAATACAAGTAGTGCTTCTGGTAATTGGTGGGTTGATTACTACCATTATTGCCCTGCAGCACGTCACTCCATCGGGAAATACTTTCGAGGGACTCTCGCACATTTACCAGGTAGCCGATGAGAAATTTCACATGATACTGAAGAAAGACAATCCCGAGTTTATGAATCTGCCTGGCATTGCCGTGCTTATTGGCGGTATGTGGATAGCCAACCTTTACTATTGGGGGTTTAACCAATACATTATACAACGTGCCCTGGCAGCCAAATCGCTGCGCGAAGCGCAAAAAGGAATTGCCTTTGCGGCCTACCTTAAACTCATTATTCCACTTATAGTAGTAATACCAGGCATTATTGCTTATGTACTTTATGCCCAACCCGAAGGCACAGCCCAAGTGGCTGGTGTAGTGGATGCCTTTGCCAAACCGGGGGGTGGAATTGATTTCGACCGCTCGTACCCCTGGCTGATAAGCACCTTTATCCCCTCAGGACTCAAAGGCCTGGTGGTAGCTGCCTTGGCAGCGGCAATTGTTTCTTCGCTGGCCTCTATGCTGAACTCTACAGCCACTATCTTTACCATGGACATTTATAAACCCATGGTAAAAAAACAAGCAGCCGATAAAAGCCTTGTAAGGGTGGGACGGATTTCGGTAATGGCAGCCTTGATTATCGCCGTTTCGCTGGCCAATAAATTGGGTTCGATCCCACAAATGTTTCAATATATACAGGAGTATACCGGACTGGTAAGTCCGGGCATACTATCGGTATTTCTGATGGGATTGTTCTGGAAAAAAACCTCGGTGCGCGGAGCTATTGTTGGTGTGCTGGCTTCCATACCCGTAGCACTAGCCTTAAAATTTCTGCAAATCGAAATGCCATTCCTCGACCAAATGCTTTATACTGCCCTTATCACAGTGGTGATTATTTTGTTTGTATCGCTGAGCTCGGGCAAAGGCGATGATGACGCTAAAGCCATTCCGTTGTTGCGCGAGACTTTTGAAACAAGCAAGGTGTTTAATGTGGCTGCTTATGCCCTATTGATAATATTGGTGGTGCTATATGTTGTTTTCTGGTAG